The following proteins come from a genomic window of Stigmatella erecta:
- a CDS encoding FG-GAP-like repeat-containing protein gives MPFRLLFRAVPLAALLTLGCAAEEEELPPLQEPPVLDPCEGLSPLSLSVSPAQVRVSQPVSLTARGGSGAYRFRAEPGGSGGQIVGGTFVAGPTPAMDTLVVEDARCSGRAEGAQIGDARATVEVLAAFDVAPGRAMVRPGTSFQIRTEGMIGSAEFTLVSSQAGSTLSATGLYKAGTGQGIDQLRVRDSQMGNVAQLEFEVNKNAKLRSSPQVLAVPSGSSAQLNATGGSDRVVWTKLSGPGAVSGGRIQVEPGAREPVLLEASDPFTGDKVQVSVRVMEELTRPSQAHGRLTDVAAIVSADFDGDGHEDVAVGRRESDLNRPSGGAVFIYRGSASGLPLEPTWVLTGLTDTASFGETLAAGDLDGDRRADLAVGSPGADITGADSGAVYLYRWGATGPELMRAPLTSVTRGGVFSAGLSLADADGDGDLDIFASAPAGDLAPSSAVSRRGVVDIFTLTPGKPVPDLPSMRLGGNDLAKDGATMSRSNTDFGRSLVVADLNGDGRVDVAAQSKVSRYNSDGSVSATVLTAVSVHFGRADGLRFQAIPDVYVMPSNTADTSEGTWRLDAVAAEGGRPPLLMVVTDRANSPDLSSSGGLKSGADSGGVLFFDLSAFQPTGEPPVKPVQMARGEAYAQIYGEAANIVAGRSWAVVDVDGQPGPELVLGAPYATAPGNPALANAGRLLAYPLATLTKGSILNKPLSVLHGQNTLDVLGVGLAPWKGPAGQALVAFSGRSTSEAGAFVGRVESFHRGGASLSEWTRKAHLVPARPAVERFGEVVAAAVGAGNRTMALVGMPGYAGAANSGNDFGSGRAYVYDVTRKTSATLVAEGATAPLTNGRNVGTDVAFTDFNGDGRADLVVGSPALSVPSSTQTAELAVYATAPKAGCVTSANQPVGGLLVSLGQTDGSFKDAYRLWAPRVLSGCTPETDGRCQRSQIGRGLVGGFDFNGDGKKDIGAMRNNGFEVFLGRAPDDASLAKLSMGCDPLYSTPPSSVRQTSAPAALGDLNGDGCDEVAWRYTESGRSGVIILLGYEPAGGRCGGRAAASWVRVAADAEVGTNNLGLGVATARAGNFLNDKVDRVAISATSVPFDGVTQPVVFLFATDDLLEGIPTSGEKLMSALGNAEPPVTLVHQSRAVNFGAAMVGGRDWTGDGIPDLIVSAPGASVASDGGGAVFLYAGGAQSQGALTPWMVAVGDVSERSNLGQDLALSPGATGVPPVLVIGAPNSYRTGTQNGTAFSLTLTP, from the coding sequence ATGCCGTTCCGACTGCTCTTCCGCGCGGTGCCCCTCGCCGCGCTCCTGACCCTGGGCTGCGCCGCTGAAGAGGAGGAGCTGCCGCCCCTGCAGGAGCCTCCCGTGTTGGATCCCTGCGAGGGCCTGAGCCCGCTGTCGCTCTCGGTGTCGCCCGCCCAGGTGCGCGTGTCCCAGCCGGTGTCCCTCACGGCCCGGGGCGGCAGCGGCGCGTACCGCTTCCGGGCCGAGCCCGGCGGCTCGGGGGGACAGATCGTCGGCGGCACCTTCGTCGCGGGGCCGACGCCCGCCATGGACACGCTCGTGGTGGAGGATGCGCGGTGCTCGGGCCGGGCCGAGGGCGCGCAGATCGGCGATGCGCGGGCCACGGTCGAGGTGCTGGCGGCGTTCGACGTGGCCCCGGGGCGCGCCATGGTGCGCCCGGGCACCTCCTTTCAAATCCGCACCGAGGGGATGATTGGCTCGGCCGAGTTCACGCTGGTGAGCAGCCAGGCGGGCAGCACGCTGTCGGCCACGGGCCTCTACAAGGCGGGCACGGGGCAGGGCATCGATCAGCTGCGCGTGCGCGACAGCCAGATGGGCAACGTGGCCCAGCTCGAGTTCGAGGTGAACAAGAACGCGAAGCTGCGCTCCAGCCCGCAGGTGCTGGCGGTGCCATCGGGCTCCTCCGCGCAGCTGAACGCCACCGGGGGCAGTGACCGGGTGGTGTGGACGAAGCTGTCCGGCCCGGGCGCGGTGTCCGGCGGCCGCATCCAGGTGGAGCCCGGCGCCCGGGAGCCGGTGCTGCTGGAGGCCTCGGACCCCTTCACCGGGGACAAGGTCCAGGTCTCCGTCCGGGTGATGGAGGAGCTGACGCGCCCGTCGCAGGCCCACGGGCGCCTCACGGACGTGGCGGCCATCGTCTCCGCGGACTTCGACGGGGACGGCCACGAGGACGTGGCGGTGGGCCGGCGCGAGAGCGACCTGAACCGGCCCTCGGGCGGCGCGGTGTTCATCTACCGGGGCAGCGCCTCGGGCCTGCCCCTGGAGCCCACGTGGGTGCTCACGGGGCTGACGGACACGGCGAGCTTCGGCGAGACGCTGGCGGCGGGCGACCTGGACGGAGACCGGCGCGCGGACCTGGCGGTGGGCTCGCCGGGCGCGGACATCACCGGCGCGGACTCGGGCGCGGTGTACCTGTACCGCTGGGGGGCCACCGGCCCGGAGCTGATGCGCGCGCCGCTGACGAGCGTCACGCGGGGCGGGGTGTTCAGCGCGGGCCTGTCCCTGGCGGACGCGGACGGGGATGGGGACCTGGACATCTTCGCCAGCGCGCCCGCGGGCGACCTGGCCCCCTCCTCGGCGGTGAGCCGCCGCGGCGTGGTGGACATCTTCACGCTGACGCCGGGCAAGCCGGTGCCGGACCTGCCGTCGATGCGGCTGGGCGGGAACGACCTGGCCAAGGACGGCGCGACGATGTCGCGCAGCAACACGGACTTCGGCCGGTCGCTGGTGGTGGCGGACCTCAACGGCGATGGGCGCGTGGACGTGGCGGCCCAGAGCAAGGTGTCCCGGTACAACTCGGATGGCTCCGTGTCTGCCACGGTGCTCACGGCCGTCTCGGTGCACTTCGGGCGGGCGGACGGGCTGCGCTTCCAGGCCATCCCGGATGTGTACGTGATGCCCTCCAACACGGCGGACACCAGCGAGGGCACCTGGCGCCTGGACGCGGTGGCCGCGGAAGGCGGCCGTCCGCCGCTGCTGATGGTGGTGACGGACCGGGCGAACTCGCCGGACCTGAGCTCCAGCGGCGGGCTGAAGTCGGGCGCGGACTCCGGCGGGGTGCTGTTCTTCGATCTCTCCGCCTTCCAGCCCACGGGGGAGCCCCCGGTGAAGCCCGTGCAGATGGCCCGGGGCGAGGCCTACGCGCAGATTTACGGTGAGGCGGCCAACATCGTCGCGGGCCGGAGCTGGGCGGTGGTGGACGTGGACGGACAGCCGGGGCCCGAGCTGGTGCTTGGCGCGCCTTACGCCACGGCCCCTGGGAACCCCGCCCTGGCCAACGCGGGCCGGCTGCTGGCGTACCCGCTGGCCACGCTCACGAAGGGCAGCATCCTCAACAAGCCCCTGTCGGTGCTCCACGGGCAGAACACCCTGGATGTGCTGGGCGTGGGGCTGGCGCCGTGGAAGGGCCCGGCGGGGCAGGCGCTGGTGGCCTTCTCGGGCCGCTCCACCTCCGAGGCGGGCGCCTTCGTGGGCCGCGTGGAGTCCTTCCACCGCGGGGGCGCCTCGCTGTCCGAGTGGACGCGCAAGGCCCACCTGGTGCCGGCCCGGCCCGCCGTGGAGCGCTTTGGCGAGGTGGTGGCGGCGGCGGTGGGGGCGGGCAACCGGACGATGGCGCTGGTGGGCATGCCGGGCTACGCCGGGGCCGCCAACAGCGGCAACGACTTTGGCTCGGGCCGCGCGTACGTGTACGACGTGACGCGGAAGACGTCGGCCACGCTCGTGGCGGAAGGGGCCACCGCGCCCCTGACGAACGGGCGCAACGTGGGCACGGACGTCGCGTTCACGGACTTCAACGGGGATGGCCGGGCGGACCTGGTGGTGGGCTCGCCCGCCCTGTCCGTGCCGAGCAGCACGCAGACGGCGGAGCTGGCCGTGTACGCCACGGCCCCCAAGGCCGGCTGCGTCACCTCGGCCAACCAGCCCGTGGGCGGGCTCCTCGTGTCGCTGGGCCAGACGGACGGCTCCTTCAAGGATGCCTACCGGCTGTGGGCGCCGCGGGTGCTGAGCGGCTGCACGCCCGAGACGGACGGGCGGTGTCAGCGCAGCCAGATCGGCCGCGGCCTGGTGGGCGGCTTCGACTTCAACGGGGACGGCAAGAAGGACATCGGCGCCATGCGCAACAACGGCTTCGAGGTCTTCCTGGGCCGGGCCCCGGACGACGCCTCGCTCGCGAAGCTGTCCATGGGGTGCGATCCGCTCTACTCCACGCCGCCCTCCTCGGTGCGGCAGACCTCGGCGCCGGCGGCGCTGGGGGACCTGAACGGGGACGGCTGTGACGAGGTGGCCTGGCGCTACACGGAGTCGGGCCGCTCGGGCGTCATCATCCTGCTGGGCTACGAGCCCGCGGGAGGCCGGTGCGGAGGCCGTGCGGCGGCCTCCTGGGTGCGCGTGGCCGCGGACGCGGAGGTGGGCACCAACAACCTGGGGCTCGGCGTGGCGACGGCGCGCGCGGGCAACTTCCTGAACGACAAGGTCGACCGGGTGGCCATCAGCGCCACGAGCGTCCCCTTCGACGGGGTGACGCAGCCCGTGGTGTTCCTGTTCGCGACCGATGATCTGCTGGAGGGCATTCCCACCTCGGGCGAGAAGCTGATGAGCGCCCTGGGGAACGCCGAGCCGCCGGTGACGCTGGTGCACCAGTCGCGCGCGGTGAACTTCGGGGCCGCGATGGTGGGCGGCCGGGACTGGACGGGCGATGGCATCCCGGACCTCATCGTCAGCGCGCCCGGGGCCTCGGTGGCCTCGGACGGCGGCGGGGCGGTGTTCCTCTACGCCGGCGGCGCCCAGTCCCAGGGGGCGCTGACCCCCTGGATGGTCGCCGTGGGCGATGTGAGCGAGCGCTCCAACCTCGGGCAGGATCTCGCGCTGTCGCCCGGCGCGACCGGGGTGCCGCCGGTGCTCGTCATCGGAGCACCGAACAGCTACCGCACGGGCACCCAGAACGGCACGGCGTTCAGCCTGACCCTGACGCCCTGA
- a CDS encoding DUF5011 domain-containing protein, producing MLKLIIGSKSYRGVLLSAFTVAACGPADAPEAGSPAPSQATAALADPPACASLPATLTVHGEANWTIECSSSATYTDPGAQAVDGCGNALTVNTYNSGQNPTPKEPGPNPKVEGDYAVSYWAQPPGGHAVAATRWVKVDDRTAPTLALKGAAHIVHTCNRPFVDPGAEATDACYGTLSHVIWRTGEVNGWAEGTYTITYTLTDPGGNVATPVTRTVEVVDCPW from the coding sequence ATGCTCAAACTAATCATCGGTTCAAAGTCTTACCGTGGCGTCCTGCTCTCTGCCTTCACCGTGGCCGCGTGTGGTCCCGCGGACGCTCCGGAGGCCGGCTCGCCGGCCCCCTCGCAGGCCACGGCCGCCCTGGCGGACCCGCCCGCCTGTGCCTCCCTGCCCGCGACGCTGACCGTTCACGGCGAGGCGAACTGGACGATCGAGTGCTCGTCGTCCGCCACCTACACGGATCCGGGCGCGCAGGCCGTCGACGGGTGCGGCAACGCCCTGACGGTCAACACGTACAACTCCGGCCAGAACCCCACGCCCAAGGAGCCGGGCCCGAACCCCAAGGTCGAGGGCGACTACGCGGTGTCCTACTGGGCGCAGCCGCCGGGCGGGCACGCGGTGGCCGCCACCCGCTGGGTCAAGGTCGATGACCGCACGGCCCCCACGCTGGCGCTCAAGGGCGCGGCCCACATCGTCCACACCTGCAACCGCCCGTTCGTGGATCCCGGCGCCGAGGCCACCGACGCGTGCTACGGCACCCTCTCGCACGTCATCTGGCGCACCGGCGAGGTGAACGGCTGGGCCGAGGGCACCTACACGATTACCTACACGCTCACGGATCCGGGCGGCAACGTGGCCACCCCGGTGACGCGCACCGTGGAAGTCGTCGATTGCCCCTGGTAG
- the argE gene encoding acetylornithine deacetylase has protein sequence MNDTLPALRATLTELVALDTTSSRPNAPLIDSAQQHLERAGFSAQRQRYTDEAGVEKVNLVAVKGGDEGRAALALVGHSDCVPYDAAWTDALRLTEKDGRLYARGACDTKGFIACALHAATHATNLRAPLMVVLTADEEVGLVGAKRLVEAGLGRARHAIVGEPTRLTPIRANKGYCLAEVEVQGKEGHSAYPESGASAIFRAGRFLHRLEALAYTTLREERDPGFEPPFTTVNVGLIQGGKAKNVIPGACRFTVEWRPIPGQSPERVAEMLERIRQELVKQEPGYEARIRVLRMDRGVSTRAEADVVRFLAEVSGNAPGTVSFGTEAPQLTELGAEAVVFGPGDIRVAHQTGEYVPVEDLVRCESALAQAITRFCGTP, from the coding sequence GTGAACGACACCCTGCCCGCGCTGCGCGCCACCCTGACGGAGCTGGTGGCGCTGGACACCACCTCCTCGCGTCCCAACGCGCCGCTCATCGACTCCGCGCAGCAGCACCTGGAGCGGGCGGGCTTCTCCGCGCAGCGCCAGCGCTACACGGACGAGGCGGGCGTGGAGAAGGTGAACCTGGTGGCGGTGAAGGGCGGGGACGAGGGGCGCGCGGCGCTCGCGCTGGTGGGGCACTCGGACTGCGTCCCCTATGACGCGGCGTGGACGGACGCGCTGAGGCTGACGGAGAAGGACGGGCGGCTGTACGCACGCGGCGCGTGTGACACCAAGGGCTTCATCGCCTGCGCGCTCCACGCGGCCACCCACGCCACGAACCTGCGCGCGCCACTGATGGTGGTGCTCACCGCGGACGAGGAGGTGGGGCTCGTGGGCGCGAAAAGGCTGGTGGAGGCGGGGCTGGGGCGGGCGCGGCACGCCATCGTGGGGGAGCCCACGCGGCTGACGCCCATCCGGGCCAACAAGGGCTACTGCCTCGCCGAGGTGGAGGTGCAGGGCAAGGAGGGGCACAGCGCGTACCCGGAGTCGGGCGCCTCGGCCATCTTCCGCGCCGGGCGCTTCCTGCACCGGCTGGAGGCGCTGGCGTACACCACGCTGCGCGAGGAGCGGGACCCGGGCTTCGAGCCGCCCTTCACCACGGTGAACGTGGGGCTCATCCAGGGGGGCAAGGCGAAGAACGTCATCCCCGGGGCGTGCCGCTTCACGGTGGAGTGGCGGCCGATTCCGGGCCAGTCCCCGGAGCGGGTGGCGGAGATGCTGGAGCGCATCCGCCAGGAACTGGTGAAGCAGGAGCCGGGCTACGAGGCGCGCATCCGCGTGCTGCGGATGGACCGGGGCGTGAGCACGCGGGCGGAGGCGGACGTGGTGCGCTTCCTGGCGGAGGTGTCCGGCAACGCGCCGGGCACCGTCTCCTTCGGCACCGAGGCCCCGCAGCTCACGGAGCTGGGGGCCGAGGCGGTGGTGTTCGGCCCGGGAGACATCCGGGTGGCGCACCAGACCGGGGAGTACGTGCCGGTGGAGGACCTGGTGCGCTGCGAGTCCGCGCTCGCCCAGGCCATCACGCGCTTCTGCGGCACGCCCTGA
- a CDS encoding formimidoylglutamate deiminase, translated as MNETTVYQPDLLYVRGRLQEGGALRVGADGRILEPGGALPEGARLVRLPGRALLPGLVNGHSHAFQRLIRGRTEYVAEGHGSDDFWSWREAMYRAAEALTPEEVYTASRQAFLEMALSGITTVGEFHYLHHQPDGTPYEDRNELARAVIRAARDVGLRIVLLRVGYARAGFRVPENPRQRRFIEPDVDMFLAAVAELARATRGDPAVTVGLAPHSVRAVPKEWLTVLAGVRTDMPVHMHVAEQPREVEVCLAEHGRRPVELLEELGVLETRFTAVHAVHVTEDEARMLGEVSAGVCACPSTERNLGDGIIAADMLAAQGVRLSLGSDSQALVDLLDEARQLEGHLRLRRLRRAVMDPGGGTVDGLGVRLLELATVNGAKSLGLPTGTLEPGTPADFFTVDLNHPSLVGASPASLLSGIVLGTDKAAVRDVAVDGKLVVRDGLHPRAEETGRAFHTLARRLYP; from the coding sequence GTGAACGAGACCACGGTTTACCAGCCGGACCTCCTCTACGTGAGGGGACGGCTCCAAGAGGGAGGCGCCCTGCGGGTGGGCGCCGATGGCCGCATCCTGGAGCCAGGGGGGGCCCTGCCGGAAGGGGCCCGCCTCGTCCGGCTGCCCGGGCGTGCACTGCTTCCAGGGCTCGTCAACGGGCACTCCCATGCCTTCCAGCGGCTCATCCGCGGGCGCACGGAGTACGTGGCCGAGGGCCATGGCTCGGATGACTTCTGGAGCTGGCGCGAGGCCATGTACCGCGCCGCCGAGGCCCTCACGCCCGAGGAGGTGTACACCGCCTCGCGGCAGGCCTTCCTGGAGATGGCGCTCTCGGGCATCACCACGGTGGGCGAGTTCCACTACCTGCACCACCAGCCGGACGGCACCCCGTACGAGGACCGCAACGAGCTGGCGCGCGCGGTGATTCGCGCCGCCCGGGACGTGGGCCTGCGCATCGTCCTGCTGCGGGTGGGCTATGCGCGCGCGGGCTTCCGCGTGCCGGAGAACCCCCGGCAGCGCCGCTTCATCGAGCCGGACGTGGACATGTTCCTCGCGGCAGTGGCGGAGCTGGCGCGGGCCACGCGGGGAGACCCGGCGGTGACGGTGGGGCTGGCGCCGCACAGCGTGCGCGCGGTGCCCAAGGAGTGGCTCACCGTGCTCGCCGGGGTGCGCACGGACATGCCGGTGCACATGCACGTGGCGGAGCAGCCCCGCGAGGTGGAGGTGTGCCTCGCCGAGCACGGCCGGCGCCCGGTGGAGCTCCTGGAGGAGCTGGGCGTGCTAGAGACCCGCTTCACCGCCGTGCACGCGGTGCACGTGACGGAGGACGAGGCGCGGATGCTGGGCGAGGTGTCCGCGGGCGTGTGCGCCTGTCCCTCCACGGAGCGCAACCTGGGCGATGGCATCATCGCCGCGGACATGCTGGCGGCGCAGGGCGTGCGCCTGAGCCTGGGCTCGGACAGCCAGGCCCTGGTGGACCTGCTGGATGAGGCGCGGCAGCTCGAAGGGCACCTGCGGCTGCGGCGGCTGCGGCGCGCGGTGATGGACCCGGGCGGCGGCACGGTGGACGGGCTGGGGGTGAGGCTGCTGGAGCTGGCCACGGTGAACGGGGCGAAGAGCCTGGGGCTGCCCACGGGCACGCTGGAGCCGGGCACGCCCGCGGACTTCTTCACGGTGGACCTGAACCACCCCTCGCTCGTGGGGGCAAGCCCCGCCTCGCTGCTCTCGGGCATCGTGCTCGGCACGGACAAGGCGGCGGTGCGGGACGTGGCGGTGGACGGCAAGCTCGTGGTGCGCGATGGACTTCATCCGCGCGCGGAGGAAACTGGCCGCGCCTTCCACACCCTGGCCCGGAGACTCTACCCGTGA
- a CDS encoding ferritin-like domain-containing protein, which produces MEVKSEVVKLRSLAQLDADAVGTYDAAISRIPEPLVRERLNDFRVDHLRHIQDLNLLIERFGGEPVALSPDLKGAAMKGLTAVTSMMGTEAALVAMLGNEEFTNRAYDLALQFDWSPEVAQLIQKNREDERRHLTWIRDAIRARPWLREQASAAEGSEITS; this is translated from the coding sequence ATGGAAGTGAAGTCCGAAGTGGTGAAGTTGCGGAGCCTGGCCCAGCTCGACGCGGACGCGGTGGGAACCTACGACGCGGCGATCTCCCGGATCCCCGAGCCCCTGGTGCGCGAGCGGCTCAATGATTTCCGGGTGGACCACCTGCGCCACATCCAGGATCTCAACCTGCTCATCGAGCGCTTCGGCGGCGAGCCGGTGGCGCTGAGCCCCGACCTGAAGGGCGCGGCGATGAAGGGCCTGACGGCGGTGACGAGCATGATGGGCACCGAGGCGGCCCTGGTAGCCATGCTCGGCAACGAGGAGTTCACCAACCGTGCGTACGATCTGGCGCTCCAGTTCGACTGGAGCCCCGAGGTGGCCCAGCTCATCCAGAAGAACCGGGAGGATGAGCGGCGCCACCTGACGTGGATCCGCGACGCGATCCGCGCCCGTCCCTGGCTGCGCGAGCAGGCCTCGGCCGCCGAGGGCTCGGAAATCACCTCCTGA
- the ligD gene encoding DNA ligase D: protein MKSPRSLRTYRAKRDFQKTSEPAPGDEAPRSPGEPPIFVVHKHDATRLHYDLRLEIDGALASWALPKGPSFDPKTKRLAVETEDHPLAYAGFEGRIPEGEYGGGDSLLWDRGTYETVPPGEAHAQRQKGHLTVQLHGEKLKGRWHLLRTKPRGKKAQWLCFKAMDGAANPDYDVTTEHPESVKSGRRVTRGPVRKAARKQGALPVAQLLQRVWPPMLAQLSVPEQAGDDTHLYEVKYDGFRALAALSSGTLALDSRNGNDLSARFPRIAEALRGLRVTEAVLDGEIVALDAEGRSRFQLLQQGSDAEQRFVAFDLLWLDGEDLRQRPLEARRELLEQLLAGVKPPLQLSERLELPGDKALAEARRRGWEGLIAKRKGSAYVGSRSSGWLKLKVQAGQEAVILGYLPIKNERAKEEIGALLVGVHGPDGYHDVGKVGTGFTSQTRRELRALLDRQRVKAPAAVDAKARAGAVWVKPKYVAQLQFTEWTADGRLRHPVFQGLRTDKKPQEVVREKPQATAKASRGSGSRRAPTALAARSTRASSPKAPPAEDTGLARLTHGDRVLFPEDGLTKQDVFDYYREAAPLLLPVLANRPLAVQQWPAGIQAPGFFRHELSGMPGWLPTLRVKHEEKTLRHVNVQNVDALLWLANQSALTLHVWSSHAPKLAQPDWVVFDLDPGKGGWEDLLTVARLLREKLEALGLESLPKTSGKRGLHVLVPLAPGHTYAQTQRFSERIAAELEAELGSIATTERSISKRRGRLYLDVGQNGRGKTVVAPYSLRAIAGAPFSAPLKWGEVTRKLDPLRFNLKTLAKRLDAVGDLFAQALQGNQTLT from the coding sequence GTGAAAAGCCCACGTTCTCTTCGGACCTACCGCGCCAAGCGCGACTTTCAGAAGACCTCCGAGCCCGCGCCCGGGGATGAAGCCCCCCGGAGCCCGGGCGAGCCGCCCATCTTCGTCGTGCACAAGCACGATGCCACCCGGCTCCACTATGACTTGCGCCTGGAGATCGACGGCGCGCTGGCCAGCTGGGCGCTGCCCAAGGGGCCCAGCTTCGATCCAAAGACGAAGCGCCTGGCGGTGGAGACCGAAGACCACCCGCTGGCCTACGCCGGGTTCGAGGGGCGCATCCCCGAGGGGGAATACGGCGGCGGAGACTCCCTGCTGTGGGACCGCGGCACCTACGAGACGGTGCCGCCGGGCGAGGCCCACGCCCAGCGCCAGAAGGGCCACCTCACGGTGCAGCTCCACGGCGAGAAGCTCAAGGGCCGCTGGCACCTCCTCCGCACGAAGCCCCGCGGCAAGAAGGCCCAGTGGCTGTGCTTCAAGGCGATGGATGGCGCGGCGAACCCGGACTATGACGTCACCACCGAGCACCCCGAGTCCGTGAAGTCCGGTCGCCGCGTCACGCGGGGGCCCGTGCGCAAGGCCGCGCGGAAGCAGGGCGCGCTGCCCGTGGCGCAGCTCCTCCAGCGGGTGTGGCCGCCCATGCTCGCCCAGCTCTCCGTGCCGGAGCAGGCCGGCGATGACACCCACCTCTACGAGGTGAAGTACGACGGCTTCCGCGCCCTGGCTGCCCTGTCCTCCGGCACGCTGGCGCTCGACAGCCGCAACGGCAATGATCTGTCCGCCCGCTTCCCGCGCATCGCCGAGGCCCTGCGAGGCCTGCGCGTCACCGAGGCCGTGCTGGATGGCGAGATCGTCGCCCTGGATGCCGAGGGCCGCTCCCGCTTCCAGCTCCTGCAGCAGGGCAGCGACGCGGAGCAACGCTTCGTCGCCTTCGACCTGCTGTGGCTGGACGGAGAGGACCTGCGGCAACGGCCCCTGGAGGCCCGGCGCGAGCTGCTGGAGCAGCTGCTCGCGGGCGTGAAGCCACCCCTCCAGCTCTCCGAGCGCCTGGAGCTGCCCGGAGACAAGGCGCTCGCGGAGGCCCGGCGCCGGGGCTGGGAGGGGCTCATCGCCAAGCGCAAGGGCTCGGCCTACGTGGGCTCACGCTCCAGCGGCTGGCTGAAGCTCAAGGTCCAGGCGGGCCAGGAAGCCGTCATCCTCGGCTACCTGCCCATCAAGAACGAGCGGGCGAAGGAGGAGATCGGCGCGCTGCTGGTGGGCGTGCACGGGCCGGACGGCTACCACGACGTGGGCAAGGTGGGCACCGGCTTCACCTCGCAGACGCGGCGCGAGCTGCGCGCCCTGCTCGACCGGCAGCGCGTGAAGGCCCCCGCCGCGGTGGACGCGAAGGCCCGCGCGGGCGCCGTCTGGGTCAAGCCAAAGTACGTGGCCCAGCTCCAGTTCACCGAGTGGACCGCCGATGGACGGCTGCGGCACCCGGTCTTCCAGGGCCTGCGCACGGACAAGAAGCCGCAGGAGGTGGTGCGCGAGAAGCCCCAGGCCACCGCCAAGGCCTCGCGCGGCTCGGGCTCCCGCCGCGCCCCCACGGCGCTCGCGGCCCGCTCCACGCGCGCGTCCTCTCCGAAGGCGCCCCCGGCGGAGGACACCGGGCTGGCGCGGCTGACCCACGGGGACCGGGTGCTCTTCCCCGAGGACGGGCTCACCAAGCAGGACGTGTTCGATTACTACCGCGAGGCGGCCCCCCTGCTCCTGCCGGTGCTGGCGAACCGGCCCCTCGCCGTGCAGCAGTGGCCCGCGGGCATCCAGGCCCCGGGCTTCTTCCGGCACGAGCTGTCCGGCATGCCCGGGTGGCTGCCCACGTTGCGCGTGAAGCACGAGGAGAAGACGCTCCGCCACGTGAACGTGCAGAACGTGGATGCGCTGCTGTGGCTGGCCAACCAGTCAGCGCTCACCCTGCACGTCTGGTCCAGCCATGCGCCGAAGCTCGCGCAGCCTGACTGGGTGGTGTTCGATCTGGACCCCGGCAAGGGCGGCTGGGAGGACCTGCTCACCGTGGCCCGCCTCCTGCGCGAGAAGCTGGAGGCGCTCGGGCTGGAGAGCCTGCCGAAGACCTCGGGCAAGCGCGGGCTGCACGTGCTGGTTCCCCTGGCGCCCGGACACACCTACGCCCAGACCCAGCGGTTCTCGGAGCGGATCGCCGCCGAGCTGGAGGCGGAGCTGGGCAGCATCGCCACCACCGAGCGCAGCATCTCGAAGCGCCGCGGGCGGCTCTACCTGGACGTGGGCCAGAACGGCCGGGGAAAGACCGTCGTGGCGCCCTACTCGCTTCGCGCCATCGCCGGTGCCCCCTTCTCCGCCCCGCTGAAGTGGGGCGAGGTGACGCGGAAGCTGGACCCCCTGCGCTTCAACCTGAAGACGCTGGCGAAGCGGCTGGATGCCGTGGGGGACCTGTTCGCGCAGGCACTCCAGGGCAACCAGACGCTCACGTGA